The proteins below are encoded in one region of Bacillus vallismortis:
- the buk gene encoding butyrate kinase has translation MKVLHDEKRILTINPGSTSTKIGVFHNERGIFEKTLRHNIEELQRFDHIIDQYEFRKKQILETLHEQGINISKFDAVCARGGLLRPIEGGTYEVNDDMIEDLKSGYAGQHASNLGGIIAREIAEGLNIPSYIVDPVVVDEMSVLAKISGMPEIERKSIFHALNQKAVARKAAASLGKRYENMKMIVTHMGGGITIGVHDRGRVVDVNNGLHGEGPFSPERAGTVPAGDLVDLCYSGQYTKEEIMKKLVGTGGLLGYLGTNDAVRVEQMIQGGDEKARFIFDAMAYQVAKEIGAASAALKGEVEAIVLTGGLAYGKSFVSSISSYIDWISDVLVYPGENELQSLAQGALRVLLGEEQSKQYRIE, from the coding sequence ATGAAAGTGTTACATGATGAAAAACGCATTCTCACCATTAATCCAGGCTCAACTTCAACGAAAATCGGTGTTTTTCATAACGAACGAGGCATTTTTGAAAAAACATTGAGACACAACATAGAAGAGCTGCAGCGATTTGACCATATTATTGATCAGTATGAATTTCGCAAAAAACAGATTCTTGAAACGCTCCATGAACAGGGGATCAACATATCAAAGTTTGATGCAGTTTGCGCCAGAGGCGGTCTTCTCCGGCCGATTGAAGGCGGAACATATGAAGTGAATGATGACATGATTGAGGACTTGAAAAGCGGCTACGCCGGCCAGCATGCTTCGAATCTCGGCGGCATTATCGCGCGGGAAATCGCTGAAGGCCTGAATATCCCTTCATATATCGTTGATCCTGTTGTTGTAGATGAAATGTCAGTGCTTGCCAAAATCTCAGGCATGCCTGAGATTGAACGGAAAAGCATTTTTCATGCGTTAAATCAAAAAGCTGTCGCCCGTAAAGCGGCAGCCTCTCTCGGCAAACGCTATGAGAACATGAAAATGATTGTCACCCATATGGGCGGCGGGATTACAATTGGCGTCCATGACCGCGGGCGGGTGGTCGATGTCAATAACGGCCTTCACGGAGAGGGGCCATTCAGCCCTGAACGCGCAGGGACAGTGCCTGCGGGAGATCTCGTCGATTTATGTTATTCAGGACAGTATACAAAAGAAGAAATCATGAAAAAACTGGTGGGCACCGGCGGGCTTTTGGGCTATCTTGGTACAAATGACGCAGTAAGAGTGGAACAGATGATTCAGGGGGGCGATGAAAAAGCCCGCTTCATTTTTGATGCCATGGCGTATCAGGTAGCGAAGGAAATCGGGGCAGCCAGCGCGGCATTAAAAGGCGAAGTGGAAGCGATTGTGCTGACGGGCGGCTTGGCATACGGCAAAAGCTTTGTTTCCAGTATCAGCTCATACATAGATTGGATTTCAGACGTTTTAGTCTATCCGGGAGAAAATGAACTGCAGTCTCTGGCTCAAGGGGCGCTCAGGGTATTGCTGGGCGAAGAGCAATCCAAACAATATCGTATTGAATAG
- the lpdA gene encoding dihydrolipoyl dehydrogenase: MATEYDVVILGGGTGGYVAAIRAAQLGLKTAVVEKEKLGGTCLHKGCIPSKALLRSAEVYRTARESDQFGVETAGVSLNFEKVQRRKQAVVDKLAAGVNHLMKKGKIDVFNGYGRILGPSIFSPLPGTISVERGNGEENDMLIPKQVIIATGSRPRMLPGLEADGKSVLTSDEALQMEELPKSIIIVGGGVIGIEWASMLHDFGVEVAVIEYADRILPTEDQDISKEMESLLKKKGIQFVTGAKVLPDTMTKTAGNISIQAEKDGETVTYSAEKMLVSIGRQANIEGIGIENTDIVTENGVISVNESCQTKESHIYAIGDVIGGLQLAHVASHEGIIAVEHIAGLNPHPLDPTLVPKCIYSSPEAASVGLTEEEAKANGHNVKIGKFPFMAIGKALVYGESDGFVKIVADRDTDDILGVHMIGPHVTDMISEAGLAKVLDATPWEVGQTIHPHPTLSEAIGEAALAADGKAIHF, from the coding sequence ATGGCAACTGAGTATGACGTAGTCATTTTGGGCGGCGGTACCGGCGGTTATGTTGCGGCGATTAGAGCCGCTCAGCTTGGCTTAAAGACAGCCGTTGTGGAAAAGGAAAAACTCGGGGGAACATGTCTGCATAAAGGCTGTATCCCGAGTAAAGCGCTGCTTAGAAGCGCAGAGGTATACCGGACAGCTCGTGAATCCGATCAATTCGGAGTAGAAACGGCAGGCGTGTCCCTCAACTTTGAAAAAGTGCAGCGGCGCAAGCAAGCTGTTGTTGATAAGCTGGCGGCCGGTGTGAATCATTTAATGAAAAAAGGAAAAATCGACGTGTTCAACGGATATGGCCGTATCCTCGGACCGTCAATCTTCTCTCCGCTGCCGGGAACGATTTCTGTTGAGCGGGGAAATGGCGAAGAAAATGACATGCTGATTCCGAAACAAGTCATCATTGCAACAGGATCAAGACCGAGAATGCTTCCGGGTTTGGAAGCGGACGGAAAGTCTGTATTGACATCGGATGAGGCGCTCCAAATGGAGGAGCTGCCAAAATCGATCATCATCGTCGGCGGCGGCGTGATCGGGATCGAATGGGCGTCTATGCTTCATGATTTTGGTGTGGAGGTAGCGGTTATTGAATATGCGGATCGCATATTGCCGACTGAAGATCAAGACATTTCAAAAGAAATGGAAAGTCTTCTTAAGAAAAAAGGCATTCAGTTCGTCACAGGGGCAAAAGTGCTGCCTGACACAATGACAAAAACGGCGGGGAACATCAGCATACAAGCGGAAAAAGACGGAGAAACCGTCACTTACTCTGCTGAAAAAATGCTTGTTTCCATTGGCAGACAGGCAAATATCGAAGGCATCGGCATTGAAAATACTGATATTGTCACTGAAAATGGCGTTATTTCAGTCAATGAAAGCTGCCAAACGAAGGAATCTCATATTTATGCAATCGGGGACGTAATCGGAGGTCTGCAATTAGCTCACGTCGCATCGCATGAAGGAATCATTGCTGTTGAGCATATTGCTGGACTCAATCCGCATCCGCTTGATCCAACGCTTGTACCGAAGTGCATCTACTCAAGCCCTGAAGCTGCCAGTGTGGGTTTAACCGAAGAAGAAGCGAAGGCGAACGGGCATAATGTCAAGATCGGCAAGTTCCCATTTATGGCAATTGGAAAAGCGCTTGTATACGGAGAAAGCGATGGATTTGTAAAAATCGTAGCGGATCGTGACACGGATGATATTCTCGGCGTGCATATGATCGGCCCGCACGTCACCGACATGATTTCAGAAGCGGGTCTTGCTAAAGTGCTGGACGCAACGCCGTGGGAGGTCGGGCAAACAATTCACCCGCACCCGACGCTTTCTGAAGCGATTGGAGAAGCAGCGCTTGCCGCAGACGGCAAAGCCATTCATTTTTAA
- the bfmBAA gene encoding 3-methyl-2-oxobutanoate dehydrogenase subunit alpha codes for MSTNRHQALGLTDQEAVDMYRTMLLARKIDERMWLLNRSGKIPFVISCQGQEAAQVGAAFALDREMDYVLPYYRDMGVVLAFGMTAKDLMMSGFAKAADPNSGGRQMPGHFGQKENRIVTGSSPVTTQVPHAVGIALAGRMEKKDVAAFVTFGEGSSNQGDFHEGANFAAVHKLPVIFMCENNKYAISVPYDKQVACENISDRAVGYGMPGVTVNGNDPLEVYQAVKEARERARRGEGPTLIETISYRLTPHSSDDDDSSYRGREEVEEAKKSDPLLTYQAYLKETGLLSDETEQTMLDEMMAIINEATDEAENAPYAAPESALDYVYAK; via the coding sequence ATGAGTACAAACCGACATCAAGCACTAGGGCTGACTGATCAGGAAGCCGTTGATATGTATAGAACCATGCTGTTAGCAAGAAAAATCGATGAAAGAATGTGGCTGTTAAACCGTTCTGGAAAAATTCCATTCGTAATCTCTTGTCAAGGACAGGAAGCAGCGCAGGTAGGGGCGGCTTTTGCTCTTGACCGTGAAATGGATTATGTACTGCCGTACTACAGAGACATGGGTGTTGTGCTCGCATTTGGCATGACAGCAAAAGACTTAATGATGTCCGGGTTTGCCAAAGCAGCAGATCCGAATTCAGGAGGGCGCCAAATGCCGGGACATTTCGGCCAAAAGGAAAACCGGATCGTGACAGGATCTTCTCCAGTTACAACGCAAGTGCCGCACGCGGTCGGCATTGCGCTTGCGGGGCGTATGGAGAAAAAGGATGTCGCGGCCTTTGTTACATTTGGTGAAGGCTCTTCAAATCAAGGCGATTTCCATGAAGGGGCAAACTTTGCCGCTGTCCATAAGTTGCCGGTTATTTTCATGTGTGAAAATAACAAATACGCAATCTCTGTGCCTTACGATAAGCAAGTCGCATGTGAGAACATTTCCGACCGTGCCGTAGGCTATGGAATGCCTGGCGTAACCGTGAATGGAAATGATCCGCTTGAAGTTTATCAAGCGGTCAAAGAAGCACGCGAACGGGCGCGCAGAGGAGAAGGCCCGACATTAATTGAAACCATTTCTTACCGCCTTACACCTCACTCCAGTGATGACGATGACAGCAGCTACAGAGGCCGTGAAGAAGTAGAGGAAGCGAAAAAAAGTGATCCCCTGCTCACATATCAAGCTTACTTAAAGGAAACAGGCCTGCTGTCTGATGAGACAGAACAAACCATGCTGGATGAAATGATGGCAATCATAAACGAAGCGACAGATGAAGCGGAGAATGCCCCTTATGCAGCTCCTGAGTCAGCGCTTGATTATGTGTATGCGAAGTAG
- the bfmBAB gene encoding 3-methyl-2-oxobutanoate dehydrogenase subunit beta, with the protein MSVMSYIDAINLAMKEEMERDPRVFVLGEDVGRKGGVFKATAGLYEQFGEERVMDTPLAESAIAGVGIGAAMYGMRPIAEMQFADFIMPAVNQIISEAAKIRYRSNNDWSCPIVVRAPYGGGVHGALYHSQSVEAIFANQPGLKIVMPSTPYDAKGLLKAAVRDEDPVLFFEHKRAYRLIKGEVPADDYVLPIGKADVKREGDDITVITYGLCVHFALQAAERLEKDGISVHVVDLRTVYPLDQEAIIEAASKTGKVLLVTEDTKEGSIMSEVAAIISEHCLFDLDAPIKRLAGPDIPAMPYAPTMEKYFMVNPDKVEAAMRELAEF; encoded by the coding sequence ATGTCAGTAATGTCATATATTGATGCGATCAATTTGGCGATGAAAGAAGAAATGGAACGAGATCCTCGCGTTTTCGTTCTTGGGGAAGATGTAGGGAGAAAAGGCGGTGTATTTAAAGCGACAGCCGGCCTCTATGAACAATTCGGGGAAGAGCGTGTGATGGATACGCCGCTTGCTGAATCCGCGATTGCCGGAGTCGGCATTGGGGCGGCTATGTACGGAATGAGACCAATTGCTGAAATGCAGTTTGCTGATTTTATTATGCCGGCGGTCAACCAAATTATTTCCGAAGCGGCCAAAATCCGCTACCGCAGCAATAATGACTGGAGCTGCCCGATTGTCGTCAGAGCGCCATACGGCGGAGGCGTACACGGGGCCCTTTATCATTCTCAGTCGGTCGAAGCGATTTTCGCCAATCAGCCCGGACTGAAAATTGTCATGCCTTCAACGCCATATGACGCGAAAGGCCTTTTAAAAGCCGCGGTTCGTGATGAAGATCCGGTGCTGTTTTTTGAGCATAAACGCGCGTACCGCCTGATAAAAGGTGAGGTTCCGGCAGATGATTATGTCCTGCCAATCGGCAAGGCTGATGTGAAACGGGAAGGCGACGATATCACAGTGATCACTTATGGCCTGTGTGTCCACTTCGCGTTACAGGCTGCAGAACGTCTCGAAAAAGATGGCATTTCAGTGCATGTGGTGGATTTAAGAACGGTTTATCCGCTTGATCAAGAAGCAATCATCGAAGCCGCATCGAAAACCGGTAAGGTCCTATTGGTTACAGAAGATACAAAAGAAGGCAGCATCATGAGTGAGGTGGCCGCCATTATATCCGAGCATTGCCTGTTCGACTTAGACGCGCCGATTAAACGGCTTGCAGGTCCTGATATTCCGGCTATGCCTTATGCGCCGACAATGGAAAAATACTTTATGGTCAACCCTGACAAAGTGGAAGCGGCGATGAGAGAGTTAGCGGAGTTTTAA
- a CDS encoding dihydrolipoamide acetyltransferase family protein encodes MAIEQMTMPQLGESVTEGTISKWLVAPGDKVNKYDPIAEVMTDKVNAEVPSSFTGTITELVGEEGQTLQVGEIICKIETEGADPSEKKQEQPEAPEADETPVAESRPEADDQPNKKRYSPAVLRLAGEHGIDLDQVTGTGAGGRITRKDIQRIIETGGGVQERTEEPKTAAPAQESAPQPEPKEEVSYPASAAGDREIPVTAVRKAIASNMKRSKTEIPHAWTMMEVDVTNMVAYRNSVKDSFKKTEGFNLTFFAFFVKAVAQALKEFPQMNSMWAGDKIIQKKDINISIAVATEDSLFVPVIKNADEKTIKGIAREITDLAKKVRDGKLSADDMQGGTFTVNNTGSFGSVQSMGIINYPQAAILQVESIVKRPVVMEHGMIAVRDMVNLCLSLDHRVLDGLVCGRFLGRVKQILESIDEKTSVY; translated from the coding sequence ATGGCAATTGAACAAATGACGATGCCGCAGCTTGGAGAAAGCGTGACGGAAGGGACGATCAGCAAATGGCTTGTCGCCCCCGGTGATAAAGTAAACAAATACGATCCGATCGCGGAAGTCATGACAGATAAGGTGAATGCAGAGGTTCCGTCTTCTTTTACCGGTACGATAACAGAGCTTGTGGGTGAAGAAGGCCAGACCCTGCAAGTCGGAGAAATCATTTGTAAAATCGAAACAGAAGGCGCGGATCCGTCTGAAAAAAAACAAGAGCAGCCAGAGGCACCAGAAGCTGATGAAACACCTGTTGCAGAAAGCCGACCCGAAGCGGATGATCAGCCCAATAAAAAGCGCTATTCGCCAGCTGTACTCCGTTTGGCAGGAGAACACGGCATTGATCTTGATCAGGTAACAGGAACAGGTGCCGGCGGCCGCATTACGCGAAAAGATATTCAGCGCATCATTGAAACAGGCGGCGGCGTGCAAGAACGGACTGAGGAGCCGAAAACAGCAGCTCCTGCACAAGAGTCTGCACCACAACCGGAGCCGAAGGAAGAGGTTTCTTATCCTGCGTCTGCAGCTGGAGATAGGGAAATCCCTGTCACAGCCGTAAGAAAAGCAATTGCTTCCAATATGAAACGCAGCAAGACAGAAATTCCGCATGCTTGGACGATGATGGAAGTTGACGTCACAAATATGGTGGCATATCGCAACAGTGTAAAAGATTCATTCAAGAAGACAGAAGGGTTTAATTTAACGTTCTTCGCCTTTTTCGTCAAAGCGGTTGCCCAGGCATTAAAAGAATTTCCGCAAATGAATAGCATGTGGGCGGGCGACAAAATCATCCAGAAAAAAGATATCAATATTTCAATCGCGGTTGCCACAGAGGATTCTTTATTTGTACCGGTGATTAAAAACGCTGATGAAAAAACAATTAAAGGCATTGCGAGAGAAATAACGGATCTTGCCAAAAAAGTAAGAGACGGAAAGCTCTCAGCAGATGATATGCAGGGGGGAACGTTTACTGTCAACAACACAGGTTCGTTTGGATCTGTTCAGTCGATGGGCATTATCAACTACCCTCAAGCTGCGATTCTTCAAGTGGAATCCATTGTCAAGCGTCCGGTTGTCATGGAGCATGGCATGATTGCTGTCAGAGACATGGTCAATCTATGCCTGTCCTTAGATCACAGAGTGCTTGACGGCCTTGTATGCGGACGATTCCTCGGACGCGTGAAACAAATTTTAGAATCGATTGACGAGAAGACATCTGTTTATTAA
- a CDS encoding MerR family transcriptional regulator, translating to MKESYYSIGEVSKLANVSIKALRYYDKIDLFKPAYVDPDTSYRYYSDSQLYHLDLIKSLKYIGTPLEEMKKAQDLEMEELFAFYTEQEKQIREKLDFLSALEQTISMVKKRMKRQMEYPALGEVFMLDEEETRIIQTEAEGVGPENVLNASYSKLKTFIESADGFANNSYGATFSFHPYTSIDEITYRHIFTPVLTNKQISAITPDMEITTIPKGRYVCIAYHFSPEHYFLNLQKLIKYIADRHLTVGSEVYELLIPIHYSPKKQEEYLLEMKIRIAES from the coding sequence ATGAAGGAATCGTATTACTCAATTGGAGAGGTTTCAAAACTGGCAAACGTGTCGATTAAAGCGCTCCGTTATTACGATAAAATTGATTTATTTAAACCAGCCTATGTTGACCCGGATACCAGCTACCGTTATTATTCAGATTCCCAGCTGTATCATCTGGACCTGATCAAATCTCTGAAATATATCGGCACACCTTTAGAAGAGATGAAAAAGGCACAAGACTTAGAGATGGAAGAACTGTTTGCTTTTTATACAGAACAGGAGAAGCAAATCAGGGAGAAATTAGACTTTTTATCGGCATTGGAGCAAACCATTTCAATGGTGAAAAAGCGGATGAAACGGCAGATGGAATATCCCGCGCTCGGCGAGGTGTTTATGTTAGATGAAGAAGAAACCCGCATCATTCAGACAGAGGCAGAGGGAGTCGGACCAGAAAACGTGCTCAACGCCTCCTACAGCAAATTAAAAACATTTATCGAATCAGCAGATGGATTTGCGAACAATAGCTACGGTGCCACTTTCTCGTTTCACCCGTACACCAGCATTGATGAAATCACGTACCGCCATATCTTTACGCCTGTATTGACAAATAAACAAATTTCCGCCATTACGCCGGATATGGAAATCACAACGATCCCTAAAGGCAGATATGTTTGTATCGCGTATCATTTTTCACCTGAGCATTATTTTCTCAACTTACAAAAGCTTATCAAGTATATCGCAGACCGCCACTTAACTGTTGGCAGTGAAGTTTACGAATTACTCATACCGATTCATTATTCACCGAAAAAACAAGAAGAATACCTGCTCGAAATGAAAATCAGAATTGCTGAATCATGA
- the bmr gene encoding multidrug efflux MFS transporter Bmr: protein MKKQNITLTILLTNLFIAFLGIGLVIPVTPTIMNELHLSGTAVGYMVACFAVTQLIVSPIGGRWVDRFGRKIMIVIGLLFFSVSEFLFGIGKTVEMLFISRMLGGISAAFIMPGVTAFIADITTIKTRPKALGYMSAAISTGFIIGPGIGGFLAEIHSRLPFFFAAAFALLAAILSMLTLREPERNPENQEITGQKTGFKRIFAPMYFIAFLIILISSFGLASFESLFALFVDHKYGFTASDIAIMITGGAIVGAITQVVLFDRFTRWFGEIHLIRYSLILSTSLVFLLTIVNSYVAILLVTITVFVGFDLMRPAVTTYLSKIAGNEQGFAGGMNSMFTSIGNVFGPIIGGMLFDIDVNYPFYFATVTLAIGIALTIAWKAPAHIKAST, encoded by the coding sequence ATGAAAAAACAAAATATCACCTTAACCATATTATTGACCAATTTATTTATTGCATTTTTGGGGATTGGGCTTGTGATTCCGGTAACGCCTACCATTATGAATGAATTGCATTTATCAGGAACCGCCGTCGGTTATATGGTTGCTTGCTTCGCCGTGACACAGCTCATCGTTTCACCAATAGGCGGACGATGGGTTGATCGCTTCGGACGTAAAATCATGATCGTAATCGGCCTGTTGTTCTTTAGTGTGTCGGAGTTTTTATTTGGCATCGGAAAAACAGTCGAGATGTTATTTATCTCCCGTATGCTTGGCGGGATCAGCGCTGCCTTTATTATGCCCGGCGTCACGGCTTTTATCGCAGATATCACAACCATTAAAACACGGCCGAAAGCGCTCGGTTATATGTCAGCCGCCATTTCAACAGGCTTTATCATCGGGCCCGGCATCGGGGGATTTTTAGCGGAAATCCATTCCCGGCTGCCTTTTTTCTTTGCGGCAGCCTTTGCGTTGCTGGCAGCCATTTTATCAATGCTCACGCTGCGCGAGCCCGAGCGAAATCCTGAGAATCAGGAAATAACAGGGCAAAAAACAGGCTTCAAACGAATTTTTGCCCCCATGTATTTCATTGCTTTTCTCATTATCTTGATTTCATCTTTTGGTTTAGCGTCATTTGAATCGTTATTTGCGTTATTTGTTGATCATAAATACGGATTTACGGCCAGCGACATCGCCATTATGATTACAGGGGGTGCGATTGTAGGCGCCATTACGCAAGTCGTTTTATTTGACCGTTTTACAAGGTGGTTTGGCGAAATCCATTTAATCCGGTATAGCTTAATTCTCTCTACGAGTCTGGTCTTCTTGCTGACAATCGTGAATTCTTATGTTGCAATTCTGCTAGTTACGATCACCGTATTTGTCGGATTTGACCTCATGAGACCGGCTGTAACGACTTATCTGTCAAAGATTGCGGGGAATGAACAGGGATTTGCCGGCGGTATGAACTCAATGTTTACAAGTATCGGCAATGTATTTGGGCCTATTATCGGCGGAATGCTGTTCGATATTGATGTAAACTATCCATTCTACTTTGCAACGGTCACTTTAGCCATAGGCATTGCGCTAACCATTGCTTGGAAAGCGCCTGCACATATTAAAGCCAGCACGTGA
- a CDS encoding YegS/Rv2252/BmrU family lipid kinase translates to MSHRKALLIHNGNAGNKHIEKALGAVVPVLSQSLDEVMIRQTKKKDDAYHFCQSIDDSVDTVFILGGDGTVHQCINSISALERKPAVGILPGGTCNDFSRVLGIPQNLGKAAEALVSGQKTSIDVCQMNDRYFLNFWGIGLITETSNQINETAKALLGKISYFTSALRTVSSAEPFPMTLKIDGKEMKEEAVMLLVMNGQYIGTNRIPLPDASIDDGLLDILICRSTNLSALRELMSMEQGTIDRFAGELSYIQASRIEIETDTAQKADTDGEVYTYTPAVIQVLPQHIDMLVPCSE, encoded by the coding sequence ATGAGCCACCGGAAAGCGTTACTGATTCATAACGGAAATGCCGGCAACAAACATATAGAAAAAGCTTTAGGAGCTGTGGTGCCGGTCTTATCACAATCTTTAGACGAGGTGATGATTAGACAAACAAAGAAAAAGGATGATGCGTATCATTTTTGCCAATCCATTGATGATTCTGTCGACACCGTCTTTATTCTCGGGGGCGACGGCACAGTCCATCAATGCATTAACAGCATTAGCGCGTTAGAAAGAAAGCCCGCTGTCGGAATTTTGCCCGGCGGCACGTGCAATGACTTTTCAAGAGTGCTGGGCATCCCTCAAAATCTTGGAAAGGCGGCGGAAGCACTTGTATCAGGACAAAAAACAAGCATAGATGTATGTCAAATGAACGACCGTTATTTTTTAAATTTCTGGGGGATCGGCCTGATTACAGAAACGTCGAATCAAATTAACGAAACGGCCAAAGCATTATTGGGGAAAATCAGCTATTTTACAAGTGCATTGCGAACTGTGTCATCAGCCGAACCGTTTCCGATGACACTAAAAATTGATGGAAAAGAAATGAAAGAAGAAGCCGTTATGCTGCTTGTCATGAACGGGCAATACATTGGAACGAATCGTATTCCCCTGCCAGATGCCAGTATAGATGATGGCTTACTCGATATCCTCATTTGTCGCAGCACCAACCTCTCGGCATTGCGGGAGCTGATGAGCATGGAACAGGGCACAATTGACCGGTTTGCCGGAGAGCTGTCCTATATCCAAGCCTCCCGTATCGAAATTGAAACAGACACCGCTCAAAAGGCGGATACAGATGGTGAAGTCTATACTTATACACCCGCGGTGATTCAAGTCCTGCCGCAGCACATTGATATGCTGGTCCCGTGCAGTGAATAA
- the brxB gene encoding bacilliredoxin BrxB, translated as MNMDFNLFMNDIVRQARQEITAAGYTELKTAEEVDEALEKKGTTLVMVNSVCGCAGGIARPAAYHSVHYDKRPDQLVTVFAGQDKEATARARDYFEGYPPSSPSFAILKDGKIMKMVERHEIEGHEPMAVVAKLQEAFEEYCEEV; from the coding sequence TTGAACATGGATTTTAATTTATTTATGAATGATATTGTCCGCCAAGCGAGACAAGAAATTACAGCCGCCGGATACACTGAGCTGAAAACAGCTGAAGAGGTGGACGAGGCACTTGAGAAAAAAGGAACGACGTTAGTCATGGTAAACTCTGTTTGCGGATGTGCCGGAGGAATTGCAAGACCGGCCGCCTACCATTCCGTTCACTATGATAAAAGACCTGATCAGCTCGTTACCGTCTTTGCCGGACAGGATAAAGAAGCGACAGCGCGAGCGCGTGATTATTTTGAAGGATATCCGCCATCTTCCCCATCCTTTGCGATTTTGAAAGACGGAAAAATCATGAAAATGGTCGAGCGCCATGAAATTGAAGGCCATGAGCCGATGGCAGTTGTGGCAAAGCTGCAAGAAGCCTTTGAAGAATATTGTGAAGAAGTATAA
- the artP gene encoding arginine ABC transporter substrate-binding protein ArtP: MKKWLLLLVAACITLALSACGSSNSGSEGGKKKLVMGTSADYKPFEYKEGDQIVGFDVDLAKALAKKTGYEIEVQDMDFNSLITALKSKQVDLVLSGMTPTPDRKKQVGFSDVYYTANHMIVSKKDSGIQSLKDLKGKTVGVQLGSIQEEKGKELSPEYGFKTEDRNRISDLVQEIKSDRFDAAIIEDIVAEGYFKSNDDLQGFVIPDAKAEEAGSAIAFRKDSELTDKFNKALKEMEDNGELEKLKKKWFTGEK, encoded by the coding sequence ATGAAAAAATGGCTCTTATTACTTGTAGCTGCCTGCATCACTTTAGCGCTATCCGCTTGCGGTTCAAGCAATTCAGGTTCAGAAGGCGGCAAGAAAAAATTAGTTATGGGTACTTCGGCGGATTACAAACCGTTTGAATATAAAGAAGGCGATCAAATTGTCGGCTTTGATGTAGATTTGGCAAAAGCGCTGGCGAAAAAGACGGGCTACGAAATTGAAGTGCAGGATATGGACTTCAACAGCTTAATCACAGCACTGAAATCAAAACAGGTGGATCTGGTTCTGTCAGGAATGACACCGACGCCTGATCGAAAAAAACAAGTTGGTTTTTCCGATGTGTACTACACAGCGAACCATATGATTGTCAGCAAAAAAGACAGCGGCATTCAATCTCTGAAAGACCTGAAAGGAAAAACAGTCGGTGTTCAGCTGGGCTCCATCCAAGAAGAGAAGGGGAAAGAGCTTTCTCCGGAATATGGTTTTAAAACAGAAGACCGCAATAGAATTTCTGACTTGGTGCAGGAAATCAAATCTGACCGCTTTGATGCCGCGATTATCGAAGACATTGTGGCAGAAGGGTATTTCAAGTCAAATGACGATCTGCAAGGCTTCGTCATTCCTGATGCGAAAGCGGAGGAAGCCGGTTCAGCGATCGCTTTCAGAAAGGACAGTGAACTGACAGACAAATTCAATAAAGCGCTCAAGGAAATGGAAGATAACGGGGAGCTTGAAAAATTGAAGAAAAAATGGTTCACTGGTGAAAAGTAA
- the artQ gene encoding arginine ABC transporter permease ArtQ gives MNLDFSATIPQIPFILEGLAITLKIVIVSAIIGLILGIVLSLCKISTFRPLVWIADFYTSVFRGTPLVLQLMIVYFGLPQLLGFQIDQFWAAVVALSLNSAAYVSEIIRAGINAIDKGQREAAVALGVPYSKMMKDLLLPQAFKNISPAILNELITLTKESAIVTVIGLGDVMRRAYQAGAATYNYLEPLIIAGLIYYVLVLILTFIGKAVERKLTSND, from the coding sequence ATGAATTTGGATTTTTCAGCAACGATCCCCCAAATTCCTTTTATACTAGAAGGCTTGGCAATCACTTTGAAAATTGTCATCGTATCTGCCATTATCGGACTTATACTCGGTATTGTGCTAAGCTTATGCAAGATCAGCACGTTCCGCCCGCTGGTCTGGATCGCTGATTTTTATACATCAGTGTTCCGCGGCACGCCTTTAGTGCTGCAGCTTATGATTGTCTATTTCGGGCTTCCCCAGCTGCTCGGTTTTCAAATTGACCAGTTTTGGGCTGCGGTTGTCGCATTGTCATTAAATTCCGCCGCTTATGTATCGGAAATTATCAGAGCCGGAATCAACGCCATTGATAAAGGCCAAAGAGAAGCTGCTGTCGCACTGGGGGTTCCGTATAGCAAAATGATGAAGGACCTCCTGTTGCCGCAGGCTTTTAAAAATATATCACCTGCTATTTTGAATGAACTAATTACATTAACAAAAGAATCGGCGATCGTCACTGTTATCGGGCTTGGTGATGTTATGAGACGCGCATATCAAGCTGGCGCGGCCACTTACAATTACCTTGAGCCGCTCATTATCGCCGGTTTGATTTATTATGTGCTTGTCCTGATTTTAACGTTTATCGGCAAGGCTGTAGAAAGGAAGCTGACATCCAATGATTAA